The proteins below are encoded in one region of Arenibacter algicola:
- the hemN gene encoding oxygen-independent coproporphyrinogen III oxidase yields the protein MTNLVQKYNIPGPRYTSYPTVPYWDLESFSGRKWQNTLIKNFNESNGDEGISLYIHLPFCESLCTFCGCHKRITKRHEVENPYISDVLTEWKLYCDLFETKPRIKELHLGGGTPTFFSPENLTRLINGIFATATRAENYEFSFEGHPNNTTKEHLKALYDVGFRRVSYGVQDYNKKVQLAIHRWQPFENVQNVTQWAREIGYTSVGHDIIFGLPFQTKEDVAETILKTKQLMPDRLAFYSYAHVPWLKGNGQRGYKDSDLPSAEEKREQYEMGKKLLAEVGYSEIGMDHFSLKSDSLFKAMENGTLHRNFMGYTASKTRVMVGLGISSISDSWDSFAQNVKSLEEYHHLVESNIIPVYRGHILTEEDRVIRKHILNLMCKFKTSWENQNERFNELDEVRDKLKEMALDGIVEFVSNGIYVTEKGRPFVRNVCMAFDLFLHRKAPETRLFSMTI from the coding sequence ATGACCAATTTAGTTCAAAAATACAATATCCCCGGTCCCAGATATACCAGTTACCCTACGGTGCCCTATTGGGATTTGGAATCCTTTTCTGGCCGGAAATGGCAAAATACTTTGATCAAAAATTTTAATGAAAGCAATGGGGACGAAGGTATAAGTCTATATATCCACTTGCCCTTCTGTGAAAGTCTCTGTACTTTTTGTGGGTGTCATAAAAGAATTACCAAACGGCATGAAGTTGAAAATCCATATATCAGCGACGTCCTCACAGAGTGGAAACTTTATTGTGATTTATTTGAAACAAAACCAAGAATAAAGGAGCTTCATTTGGGGGGAGGAACCCCAACTTTCTTCTCTCCGGAAAATTTAACAAGGCTTATCAATGGTATTTTTGCCACAGCCACCCGTGCGGAGAATTACGAGTTTAGTTTTGAAGGACATCCCAATAACACCACCAAAGAACATTTAAAAGCGCTTTATGATGTTGGATTTAGAAGGGTGAGTTATGGGGTTCAGGATTATAACAAAAAGGTACAGCTTGCCATTCATAGGTGGCAGCCTTTTGAAAATGTACAAAATGTTACCCAATGGGCCAGGGAAATAGGATATACTTCCGTGGGCCATGATATTATTTTTGGCTTGCCCTTTCAAACAAAGGAAGATGTTGCCGAAACTATTTTAAAGACCAAACAATTAATGCCAGACCGTTTGGCATTCTATAGTTATGCCCATGTTCCTTGGTTAAAGGGAAATGGACAGAGAGGGTATAAGGATTCCGATTTACCATCTGCGGAGGAGAAGCGTGAGCAGTATGAGATGGGCAAGAAATTATTGGCAGAAGTAGGTTATTCGGAAATAGGAATGGATCATTTTTCACTAAAATCGGATTCGCTTTTCAAGGCTATGGAGAATGGTACCTTGCACAGGAATTTTATGGGATATACAGCCTCCAAGACCAGGGTTATGGTAGGTTTGGGGATTTCCAGTATAAGTGATAGTTGGGATAGTTTTGCGCAAAATGTAAAAAGTCTGGAAGAGTATCACCATCTGGTGGAAAGTAATATTATACCTGTTTATAGAGGACACATTTTAACCGAAGAAGACAGGGTTATTCGTAAGCATATCTTAAATTTAATGTGTAAATTTAAGACTAGCTGGGAGAATCAAAATGAAAGGTTCAACGAATTGGATGAGGTTCGGGACAAACTAAAGGAAATGGCTCTGGATGGTATTGTCGAATTTGTTTCCAATGGTATTTATGTTACCGAAAAAGGAAGGCCTTTTGTACGCAATGTGTGTATGGCGTTCGATTTGTTCCTGCACCGCAAGGCACCGGAAACCAGATTGTTTTCGATGACTATTTAA
- a CDS encoding phosphotransferase enzyme family protein — translation MIENKNAELNELLKNFSIDRKTYEFQGINQGYINDTYLVLDNHYPLYILQRVNHNVFKDVHGLMGNIANAFQHLQDQNYTAIELLKTESDNSYFKDEKTGYWRLMTYINNTTAYDNATDTNIAFEAGRVVGKFHQLLAEAPLDNYVDTIPQFHNLPLREKQFEESLGSAKTEKLETAKKAISFAKETLEKLKILDNSKLPLRVCHNDTKLNNILFSKEDSKALCLIDLDTIMKGYFYFDFGDAIRTVANTAAEDEQDHSKITFERPLFEAFIKGLDSNGPFLYQEEIDLLAWGAIFMPFIHGLRALTDYLNDNIYYKVSYENQNLDRCLSLFDFTNKALQEIGYMTQVIKKGLTPKV, via the coding sequence ATGATTGAAAATAAAAATGCTGAGCTTAACGAGCTGTTGAAAAACTTCTCTATAGATAGGAAAACCTATGAGTTCCAAGGAATAAACCAGGGATATATCAATGACACTTATTTAGTCTTGGACAATCATTACCCATTGTACATTCTTCAAAGGGTAAACCATAATGTCTTTAAGGACGTACATGGTCTTATGGGCAATATTGCCAACGCATTTCAACATTTGCAGGACCAGAATTACACGGCCATAGAACTCTTAAAAACAGAATCGGACAATTCTTATTTTAAGGACGAAAAAACGGGATATTGGAGATTGATGACCTATATCAACAATACCACGGCCTACGACAATGCCACGGATACCAACATTGCATTCGAGGCCGGTAGAGTGGTCGGAAAATTCCATCAACTTCTGGCAGAGGCTCCCTTGGACAATTACGTGGATACAATTCCGCAGTTCCACAATCTCCCCTTAAGGGAAAAGCAATTTGAGGAATCCCTTGGATCTGCGAAAACAGAAAAATTGGAAACGGCCAAAAAGGCTATAAGCTTTGCCAAAGAAACCTTGGAAAAATTGAAAATTTTGGACAATTCCAAGTTGCCTTTACGGGTTTGTCACAATGACACGAAATTAAACAATATCCTTTTCTCCAAAGAAGACAGTAAGGCCCTTTGCCTTATAGACCTGGACACGATTATGAAGGGGTATTTTTACTTTGATTTTGGTGATGCCATAAGAACCGTTGCCAATACAGCTGCCGAAGACGAACAGGATCATAGCAAAATTACTTTTGAAAGACCTTTGTTCGAAGCCTTCATTAAGGGCCTGGATAGTAACGGTCCATTTTTATACCAAGAAGAAATAGACCTACTGGCCTGGGGAGCAATATTTATGCCCTTCATCCACGGTTTAAGAGCCCTTACGGACTATTTGAACGACAATATCTATTACAAGGTATCATACGAAAACCAGAATTTGGACCGCTGTTTAAGCTTGTTCGATTTTACAAATAAAGCCCTTCAAGAAATAGGGTATATGACCCAAGTAATAAAAAAGGGACTAACACCTAAGGTTTAA
- a CDS encoding LacI family DNA-binding transcriptional regulator, translating into MKKITLKEIAQYFGVSISTVSKAINDSHEISDGLKAKIQQFAKDNKYRPNKVALSLLQRKTKTIGVVVPNILNYFFTQVFSGIEKVANERGYILLSCISDESYEKEVATLEFLGGGTVDGLIVSMAEETQFKNKLEHFQNILDEQIPLVMFDRVSDGIICDKVVVDDFEAGYKTTKYFINIGCRTVALVTAIDHSSVGKLRVEGYRKALEEANIPFDDKLILRVGKEDDLEVLLTFLLNYKSIEGIMALDEITAVEVLRLIKARGYRVPEDISVIGFTNGKLSRYVSPALTAVSQHGTYIGETAAKVLIERIESKEYMDSTTKVIKTSLIVRDSTKRV; encoded by the coding sequence ATGAAAAAAATAACCCTAAAGGAGATTGCCCAATATTTTGGTGTTTCCATTTCAACGGTTTCCAAGGCCATCAACGATAGCCATGAAATTAGTGATGGACTAAAGGCTAAAATACAGCAGTTTGCCAAGGACAATAAATACAGGCCAAATAAAGTGGCCCTTAGTTTATTGCAGCGGAAGACAAAGACCATAGGAGTTGTAGTTCCCAATATTCTCAATTATTTTTTTACACAGGTATTTTCAGGGATTGAAAAAGTAGCTAACGAACGCGGGTATATTCTACTTAGCTGTATCAGCGACGAATCCTATGAAAAGGAAGTGGCGACGCTTGAATTTCTAGGAGGCGGAACGGTTGACGGATTGATAGTTTCCATGGCGGAAGAAACACAGTTTAAGAACAAACTGGAACATTTTCAAAATATTCTGGACGAGCAAATTCCTTTGGTTATGTTTGATAGGGTTTCGGATGGAATTATATGTGACAAGGTAGTGGTCGATGATTTTGAGGCCGGTTATAAAACCACCAAATATTTTATAAATATCGGTTGCAGAACGGTTGCCCTGGTTACCGCTATTGATCATTCCAGCGTGGGTAAATTGCGGGTGGAAGGATATAGGAAAGCTTTGGAAGAGGCTAATATCCCCTTTGATGATAAATTAATATTAAGGGTGGGCAAGGAGGACGATCTGGAAGTTCTGTTGACTTTTTTGTTAAATTATAAGTCTATTGAGGGTATAATGGCTTTGGATGAAATTACGGCGGTGGAGGTCCTGAGACTAATCAAGGCTAGGGGGTATAGAGTGCCGGAAGACATTTCCGTTATTGGGTTTACCAATGGCAAATTATCGCGCTACGTAAGTCCGGCTCTTACTGCGGTAAGTCAGCACGGTACTTATATAGGGGAAACGGCGGCCAAGGTCCTTATTGAAAGGATAGAGAGCAAGGAATATATGGATAGCACCACCAAGGTGATTAAAACCAGCCTAATTGTTAGGGATTCTACCAAGAGGGTTTAA
- a CDS encoding sugar phosphate nucleotidyltransferase, whose translation MTLLLMAAGSGSRYGKLKQFDDLGPKDEFLMEFSIYDALKNGFDHIVAITKKENVDFLKEHLSSRLPKHVKLDVLAQEVNDLPEGVTFTGERAKPWGTAHAVWTARNVIDRPFAIINADDYYGKSAFESAADFIKNNGNKETFGLIAYILKNTLSEHGSVSRGVCKSEGGKLTSIHEHTKIEAQDNVIIDSDSGTQFTGEELVSMNFWVCQPSIFPFITEYLKDFIGNKENHAKGEIYLPFAIKEMIAKNLIDVDVIPSASQWFGVTYASDKDMAVSELQRMTDNNGYTSPLWDNV comes from the coding sequence ATGACATTACTTTTAATGGCGGCCGGTAGTGGAAGCCGATATGGCAAACTGAAACAATTTGATGACTTGGGCCCGAAAGACGAGTTCCTAATGGAATTCAGTATTTATGACGCTCTGAAAAACGGTTTTGACCACATAGTTGCCATTACAAAAAAGGAAAATGTAGATTTCTTAAAGGAACATTTATCCAGCAGATTACCTAAACACGTTAAACTTGATGTTTTGGCACAGGAAGTAAACGACCTTCCTGAAGGGGTAACCTTTACCGGTGAAAGAGCTAAACCATGGGGCACGGCACATGCAGTTTGGACTGCAAGGAATGTAATTGACAGACCATTCGCTATAATTAATGCGGATGATTATTACGGCAAAAGTGCTTTTGAAAGTGCTGCCGACTTTATTAAGAACAATGGTAACAAAGAGACATTTGGTCTTATTGCCTATATACTAAAAAACACTCTATCCGAGCATGGATCGGTTTCCAGGGGAGTTTGTAAATCGGAGGGCGGAAAATTGACTTCCATACACGAGCATACCAAAATAGAAGCCCAGGACAATGTTATAATTGATTCCGATTCGGGCACCCAATTTACAGGGGAAGAATTGGTCAGCATGAACTTCTGGGTTTGTCAGCCTTCCATATTTCCATTTATCACGGAGTACCTTAAAGACTTTATCGGAAATAAGGAGAATCATGCCAAAGGGGAAATATACCTACCTTTCGCCATAAAGGAAATGATTGCCAAAAATCTGATAGATGTAGATGTAATTCCTTCTGCAAGTCAATGGTTTGGAGTTACCTACGCCAGCGATAAAGATATGGCAGTTTCAGAATTACAACGTATGACAGACAATAATGGGTACACCTCTCCTCTTTGGGACAATGTTTAG